CTTGCTGCTATCATATGACGGCAAAGTCTTTAGGAACTGTGAATCTACTTACAGAATATTGCATATGTATTCACGATATGTCATgtatctatttgtgatataaactTTCAGGACTAATCAAATAATAATGTGCCAGCCCTTATTCGTAGGGTTCTTAACATAGTCAAACTCAAGTcatcttaaataaattttttttcacgaatcatatttcatatttcaattgaaaaaaagtacacacaatcatattgtatcaaaattaatctagCGTAATGCATAACAAGATCAATACTTTTAATTATGCATcgtcataatatttcaaaatataatACATTCAATGTTAAATCATTGTTCATCaatttcatgcatcatttcaaaatcatgttaagaaaatattttataatttatcaataaatttagaGAAAGTGAAGTATTATTTATCTCATAAGTGGTTTGACAAATCCaaacaatttcaaaattttatttcaaaactttaaatAAACAAATCATATTGcagaatctactattaaatatcTTTTCATCAAAATGATCACACCTATATAGAATCAAGGTCAATAATTAGGAAGGatatgaataattaagaaagGCATGATTTACAGATAGTCGCATCTAACGGTATGGGTTGGTTAGGTTATCTAACTTCATCCGATCAAGATCAAATTAGGATATTGGTTAATAGATATTAGAATATAGAGCCATTAGTTAATAGCTTGAAATCTATCATAATCAGTGCATCTTTGTTGTGCCATTAATCTTTGTGGCACCATATGGAAATTGACACTGGATGGAAAACTTTCAttaaattttacttcataaagCATTCTATTCAAATTGGGAAGGCTTACTGATTGAAGCGTGGTAGACAAATAGATTAGGTGTGAAACAGGACTTGAAATTCCAACAAAGATTGTCATCTAATTAAGAAGAATCCAAGTGCAATTATGAAGCTTCTTTGTTCAAATATGGGAACTCCTATCTTTCCTGTTAGTTTGGTGGAATAATGACATTGCTGAGAACTATCTTTAATCAAACACTAGTAAATTGGTGGAAGCTGGCCTATCCTTCAATTATCTGGAGAAAAAAAGATGGCTAGTTTTGTTGGTTTGTGGTGAATAGTATCTTTATATTACAATTCTTTTTTGGTACATCTTTATATCTAAGTATTTAGCATTGGCGGCTTACGAGTTGCCTGTATAGTGCTGTCATCTTTTGCTGCACTGCCAAAAAGGAAAAGGTGCTCTTTGTAGTTGACCGGAGATACTGcgtatcaaatcagaatttcttAACAGAAATGTCTGATTCTTATCCTTTGAAACTAAGACTTACAATGCGCTGATTAGATATTCTCGAACAAGGGCAAGATTTCAGGTATGCAACGACTGTTTGAAGTTTGAAGGCAATGCCTCTTGCTCTCATCTGATATGGGTTTTAGAAGGATGGTAGCCTTCTTGTTTTGTTTCCCAACGCTCATGTCTATACATATATTTATTATCATTCATTTCAGTTGGCATGGACAGCCAGAAATACACAGAGAAAAAGTTATATTTACATTGGATCAGAGAACAAAGACCTTTCCAAGAGTGACAAATGATTTCAGCAGTCTGGTATTCACAAATCTTTTCTGCAATCTGGCACCATGGCCTAATCTACTTGCACAAATTATGGTTCTCTAACTTCACAAGCATATGTGCTCAGCTAAAATTAGTTACCACAAGGCGTATTGAGGCTGAATGCCTCACAAGCGTGCTTTTTGGAAAAACTGCTACCCAACATTTCAGCAGAACTGCAACGGAGTGTTGATTGACCTGAGGACTATTTTTCTTCTGTGGGCCTCCTAGGAAAAACTTAGTCAAGCAGGAGTGTTCTCGGAATTCTCCAGTTGAAAAATTGCATGCTAGACATCACCCATTTCTATCACTGATCAGGACAGGGGttatatttttcatatgaaagaaggattcaccttcctttgcATAAATCCGCCATTGGATCGTGCAATGGTTGCTCCAAGATCTGTGCAGGTGATGAATGAAGAGGTTCGGAGTGTTTTAAGATCTGTATGGAGCATGACCAGCATATGTATGCTGCTATTATGGTGTCTCATCAAGCGTACTCTGATAAGCCATGCTGTTTTATAGCTATTTCTCACAAATTTATTTAACAAAAAAGATAACTTTAATTCTCTCAATCGGACCATGtaaatatttatctataaaaataatctaGCAAGACTTATAGGACATTAAAGAGCTTTAGACAGGATTGATCAATCCAAATACAAAATATATAATGTAGGTTTTTTTAAAACGCAGAAAATCATGTAGTTGTTAACACATTCTGTGCGTCAAACCGGTATTATCATAACCAGCTCTCCTAATTCTAGCAACAATTGATCATAGTTCCCTGATCTGGATTTACTGGTGGAGGCACCAGAGGCGCCGGCGCCGATGTCCGCGAGCCAAGCTTTCTCATGGATGCCGTCGTAGAGCTTGTAGACCTCGAATCTATAATTGCAGCGCTTTTCTGACACCCTTCCCCCTGTGCGCAAGGAAACTTCGTCGGTATCCACTTGAACGAATCCTGAAGGCACCACCATGCTGTACATCGTCGGGAAGTTCGTCGTGAAGTTCACCTCCCCTGTTGCAAATCTCTTCGTTGGCCAGTCGGTTAGAGCACTCAGAAGCTCGTCCACTAGCTGCTCGAACAAGGGACGGTCCGCCGTTATGttgtaaagactccatatgaggaTGTCCTCCGACTCCTTTGTTGTCGCTAGGGACCACAGGTTGGAGTAGCGGAGGCGGCACGTACGGATCGTACCAGACGACAGCTTCGATCTTATAGAGGCAGAGGCGGACGATTTCATGGGAGGCTATATCGAGGCAGGAGAGGCACAGGGAGATGTTGACGTCACCACGGCAGAGGGCGAAACTGTAGGCCACGGTGGGCTTTTGGCGGAAGCTGACGTTGGAGAAACCACCGGCGAGGGCGGCGttggaggagagagaggggaggaggaTGTCGAGGTTGGTCTTGTAGGTGCTGTTGGCGGTGTAGTTGCTGTCGCCGCAAAGTTGGTAGAGGGGTTCATTGGTGGCGATGGGAGGGGAGCGGACGAGGAAGAAGAGAAAGCATGGGAGGAAGAGCGAGGATGAGGAGGGGAGAGAAACATTGTTGGTGATACGGTGACATGTTGCAGTACGATACATTGATTTATTCATTCCtccggctctttttttttttcggtagGAATTCGCCGGCTCTTTTTAAGGATATAATACGTACTGCGTTGAAGACTGGACTGCATGATGGCGACCTGTGGAGCGAACCGCGGAAGAAGCTACGCGGTGGGAAAAAATTACGGGAATTTAATTTtcaatcctttcttttttttacgCTGTTTTaacaaagaattttttttgactaaaattttaatttccaaTCCCTCTTTTTACGTTTATCTTAATAGAACATCCTTTTgtactattttattttataaaatatctaatttatctTTTGATTGGAACTTCTCTTTTGGAAACTCTTCCTATTCCATGATTTTTAGGTTTTTTTTTAGATGTTTTATTCCATGATTCCTTGATTTATGGGACGTCATATTGTATCATAAAATCTTTTTGGTTAAGATTGAAAATTATAGTTATAGAAATTACTCCGTTTAGATTTGTTCTTAGCTTTCCCAATTATAGCTGAAGTTATCCCATTTAGATAATCTCCTTAGCCTtgatgagagagggagagggattaGGGGAGGATGGTATTGCAGTATTGGTATGACACTACCTGtttgagaaaggaaaagaaaCGGGCGTGGGGAGAGAAGGGCTGCATCAGCAGTGTCTCGAAATTCTTTGGATCCCTCGACCGGAGAAGCTGTAGATATTTCGAACGAGTTTTTCTATTTAGATCGTGATTCTGTGATCCAGATGGATCAGACAAAAActgaagaaaaatattttgatttggatCTTAGAATTAAGATTAAAcacatttcttttttttctcccacCAATGTAGATGGCTCTCCCTGACATAATGCTATGCATGTCATGTCAAATCACTATGACTTTGCGCTACGTAGGATTTGGCATGGGCTGGGACAATACTAGGACATTTAGCAGAGGAAGCTACCATTGTTCTTGATATAATGCCCGATCAAATTATTATGCTATCAGGATTTACTTGTACACAGAGGATCTGTTTGGTTGGGATATGTTAGATTACTTTGAGATATATTAGATTACAGAATaacttgataatttttaaaaattatttatcttaaaaataatcgagaaaaaaaataatttttactacgtTTGGCTagtgaaaaaattatttcaaaaaataatattaaaaaaaagattacTATATTTAGTTGGAGATAAATTTATAtagaaatataatcaaatttataaatatactttTCAACATAAAATAATCTTTTAGTAATAGAATAGCATTGTTATTTTCAATCagtttttatataatgattataatcaCAAAACCCTTTGCATAATACAaactttatcttattttttttatcaaaaattctttattgaatgaatttgaaaaGACATCATAAcaaattcaataattatatatatattttattaaaaatattttattaagtaTGGATTACCATCACTTGGAATTTATCAAATATCAACCCCCCATagtatttgttttattttttctctccaaaaaataaaCATGGGATCCactaaattttttatcttcttttttttttcatttttcataccAAATATGGTAATCTGAAAAGAAATTCATTTTCTCATACTAGATCTGTAGATCACCCCCAACCAAATGGACCAaaagttttttctcttttttcttgttttgttttgttAATAAGATGAAGCAAGCTTCATATTATTGGAAAGTTATTGTTATCAACATTGTTATTTATCTATCAAAGATATTTAATaggtaaatttattttttaaatgctGGACATTGAAAAATATTTAAGCAATCTCGTTCTTTGGAATATATGTGAGAGATTGATTTTCTTGGTACAGTATTGTAATATATTGCATCCTGtagcataaaattttataataaattttagtggATTCAAAAATTGGCAAAAGTaagtagaataaattttttttaatcaaacagGATCACtggaaataaaaattattttgtctaaataaaaatatttgggtCTATTTGGTTCTGCTAATTCTCGAATCAACTGAAGtttgtttaaaattttgtagTATTGGATGCAATACGTCAACAAGCTGAATTAATAAAATCAATTTATCATCTGTAtcccaaaatgcaggatggttcCAAAGTTATTCTTCTttatttaaaaagttaaaatttacttactgaatattttttatcaaagaaATACTTATATGAATAGATATGAAGCTTGTTTCAACTTATTGAAAAAGCAACAACTTATTGAAAAAATAAAGAACATCATGATTTTGTGTATAAGTGTAACAATTTGATTAACCACCACACCTAACATTCTCCAAACATTTGAATTTGCACTTAGGATAATCATTAAGAGTGCCattaatcttaaaatatttaatatgctCAAATAAATATTGtatttatattcatatcaattatttcaaaatttactAACTATGCAATATCATTAATTATGtagatatttctagaaaaataaattatcttagggTCTTTAAGGAAGGATGCTACTAGAGTCATTAGGATGCAATGAGGCAGCCAACTGGATGCTAGCCTggaatagttaaattaatataatatcatagttaatttatcactgcatgcagttaaataaatatagtaCATGATTAATTTGCTATTatacataattatatatatggtacatagttaaattactatggcacacagttaaattaacataatatatagctaaataaatatgatacacagttaatTTACTATTGCACATAGTTAATAAATATGGTATATAATTAATTTACTATTAAACATAGTTATGTATACATGTTACATCATTAAATTATTActgcatatagttaaattaatatcatatatagttaactaaatatTCTCTAACCCatagttttcaaatttttttaaatgtcCTATTCTGtggttttcatattttttggacgTTATATTGCTTCGTAGAATCTCATTCTCTAAAATTGAAAATAATAGTTGTTAAAACTGCCAAATTTAGGTATTTTTCTTGGCCTTCCCAAATAGTCGAAGTTATCCCGTTTAAGTGTTCTTCTTGGTCTTCTCAAATAGCCGAAGTTATCTCATTTAAGTATTGTTTTTAGCCTTACCAAATCCCATTTGATTCAGATGATATTATTATGATACTAAGATTCAGATATGGATTAATTTCTTTATAGCTCACCCTAAGTCTCTCATTCATGGTAAAAATCTTTCTTTATATTTTGTTGATTTGTTTAAGTCCTAAACATCTTTTTTATTTGTGGATAAGCTTCTTGTAACAAACTTttgttgataatttttaaaaagaattcTAGTTttttaaaagacctcatctaagTTTCACTACAAGAAATTGGGGTTTTGCCAATACAAAGTTGTTGAAATTTCATATCggggcatgcatatatgtttcaaatttttttttaaacaacatagtaaaataaaaaattaaaatatcttttaatcttaatcatatatgtataaaatatagaatacaaagatctacttcatatgctgaaattgaacatatgttgAATTttttgctgaaattgaatatataattgaatcacatatctgtttcacaatttttttcttcaaatttggatatgGAAGAGAGTAAGTTTTTCCTTAGCCGTGCAAGTGCCTGACctgtatgggtatccactcaggataagtttggaacagccctctttgatgttgatctttcttctctaagaacaatctccctgcgaatctgaacgaagtctgaatcacgatcaactctttgatcgtttccttgatcttttctcttctttttttcttgctcttctttccttgattatgagCAATCAAGGCTTGAAAACCAGCAAGCAAGGgaatgcccaagctcctcttgggcgtgGAGATATGAGACGCCCAACACCTTTGGGCGTTGGGACCTTAAGGGAGAataaagggagaagagaaagggggtaTAGGGAGCTTTTGTGGGAGGCATGGGCTGCTGAAAATCAAAAGTAAAGAGCCTTAGAAAAGGTtcttttaaatagataaaaagtttgaatcctattaaaaattaaatagcctcttaatacaaatcctacttgtattaggaatctatatttctttagttatttgactctctttaggagatccattaggtgccaactattacaGCCTTTGCATCCACATTTGCACATGCAACGTGGCACTTATGGGACACCCTAATCTGATCCCACATGCCCTTATTTAGGTGGACAcgtctaatttgatcaaatcaagtggcgtcccatccaaataatcaaaaaaaattgattaagaatttgatcccttaatccatatgatccaaaatcctaggcactcaataattggagcccaatgaatctaattcattaaggTTATAAAtaggtaattaaatttaaattaatcttatcaaataagtaattcaagtgcaaagagaaaattgggtctaaccatgtgctagcaagattatcctaaatccaaaatttttctaaatccaattgagattttataagtctaattacttatttcagatctaatttatttattatataaccccataggttcaattctatctgatagtgagatatacaatgatctctatcaaagtatcattgaaactcttttcaatgaatcgaaacaattctattctaactcatcaaagattgtcgatcctgaataatcctagtgagttcgcacaatccaccagtgacacctagcagatgTAGTGGCAATCGAGTAGAaccgaaaaagaacctcaagatgtagttaacatgtgattcagtttctttatcgtgagtcctaactagatggcatggataaatcatcaaacctcattatcagtcatatgatagattcgatcagctcaagtctaattgtgattcttataaatttttttttattaatcacactgctgtggctacagactctcgaacttagcctctcaaattttataagactacttttttctatcaaagttgatagattccatctagatgcgcatcttactcctacagtggaccaactgttgtcAACATGCACTAGAAGGTCTTAATGAGGCcatatttatgtgttagtcaaactccaacagcctcactgcgagcagtcataccatcgcaggtcaaaggactactcatacaactatagtatcgagacaatcactgacgatcgattaaaaattcaaatgatctattgtatggtcatgctcagtactagttgttctctaacaactatctacactcatcgctcagtgtctctacactgtaaatcagagactcatctatctcgaaagaagcgatctgtgcatcgatctatccaaatcgatcaccatcctcatgatgatactatgatccagagcgtttagaaattaattatacatgcctctaattctcaacatcttgtgaatatgtatcgaagtattaattccatagacgattcaaggacacatcaatcttgaatgaaaaatgaaacatatctatttattgatcaaattaatgtattaagtataaaattatatcctagaagtattacaatgtgtcaatcagattggcttttaggacatacatctaacaagtttacttatgcaaaatttttcatgGGTAAAGACTGGAATTGGCTATGCAATAGAAAACTGTTGGTAAAATTTGCATAATTAATTATGCTTACTTTTAAAAAATCGATAAATTAAATTATCGACGCAATAATACTGTCAGCATTTAAAATAAAGCATTGGTAATGggttgtttaaatttttttttccaaacacCTTTATCCACACTAAGTTTGCATCGATAATGATATTAATTACCGACACTTATGAATTGCATAGGTAATTATTTTTATTACCGATGCAATTTTAGCATTGGTAAAGGGTTTTCTTTTTTAGGACACCGATTCCCTTTTCTTTCTCCATTTTTCTCTTTCGCACTCGCGATCTCTTTCCCTCCTCCTTTTCCCTCTCTCGCACTCTCTCTTTCCCTCCATTTTTCTCTCTCGTGCTCTCCCTCGGCCCTTTCACATTCTCCCCCCTGCTCTCTCATTCCCTCTCTCATCCGTAGCCACTATCACCATCCCCACTGCCGCCATCGACACCTCTCGCACTCTCTCATTCCCTCCATTTTCCTCTCTTACATTCTCCCTTGGCTCTCTCACTCCCTCCCCCTACTCTCTCACTCCCTTTATCACCAATAGCCACTATCACCATCCCCACCAACATCGATGCCTTTGCTTTGCTACTCCTCTACATAATGTGCCACCTCTTCTCTACCCAGCCTGCTCGAGACAGCCTCCATCTCCACACCTCTCACTGGTATGCACGAtttctttttttctatatttgattaagatttttcaaTCACTATTTATGCATTTGAAGAGGTAGTGGG
Above is a genomic segment from Elaeis guineensis isolate ETL-2024a chromosome 1, EG11, whole genome shotgun sequence containing:
- the LOC140856553 gene encoding cysteine-rich receptor-like protein kinase 25; the encoded protein is MNKSMYRTATCHRITNNVSLPSSSSLFLPCFLFFLVRSPPIATNEPLYQLCGDSNYTANSTYKTNLDILLPSLSSNAALAGGFSNVSFRQKPTVAYSFALCRGDVNISLCLSCLDIASHEIVRLCLYKIEAVVWYDPYVPPPLLQPVLVDELLSALTDWPTKRFATGEVNFTTNFPTMYSMVVPSGFVQVDTDEVSLRTGGRVSEKRCNYRFEVYKLYDGIHEKAWLADIGAGASGASTSKSRSGNYDQLLLELGELVMIIPV